A stretch of Anaeromyxobacter dehalogenans 2CP-1 DNA encodes these proteins:
- a CDS encoding PKD domain-containing protein: MTDSDGDGVAADPAAATAATLAVQPGFPIGAKTNGTRTATTPTYAVAAGDVVLAFVASDAPAGNAGFSVANRSVTGGTLAWTRVGSIANTRNGAVAVYRGTPSAALTGVTTTVTETGGNQAYISVVAIAGASQTLGAVTAGGGSGTAASLTVNATAAGSWILAVGEDWYSTTRRTLAATTTPTLVDERSDPALNDYWVERATTAAAGSFRIGTSAPSTADWNMIAVEVLPATATSTPTPPPPAPTGVKAGFPVATETNGTRTATTPTYALAASDVVLAFVASDAPAGNAGFSVANRSVTGGTLAWTRVGSIANTRNGAVAVYRGTPSAALTGVTTTVTETGGNQAYISVVAIAGASQTLGAVTAGGGSGTAASLTVNATAAGSWILAVGEDWYSTTRRTLAATTTPTLVDERSDPALNDYWVERATTAAAGSFRIGTSAPSTADWNMIAVEVLPATATSTPTPPPPAPVAAQPSINPAAGTYASSVTATITCPTAGTVPYRTTDGSAPTTSSPQSATATFSATGTLNAICSGTGYSPSTVASAAYTITTSTGGTGGTPTGTPMTTAHRTSGVAPLAVFFDAVNTSASGTAAPFAWSSGVYQPSDLEGTQYSWSFGDPGSGTWNATGASKDQATGYTAAHVYETPGTYTVSLSQADTTGTVRTYVQTITVTAFAGTTYYVAASGNDSAAGTSEATPLRTVARAMSVALATSGPVRVLFRRGDTFPVSAAYAITKPGPGIIGAYGSGNRPIFTVAELGDVNVFSPRGTGADWRIMDLDMRGPSLSTGTGPVGPDVSHQGVNLLVLRLRASNWYVGIGWGDWTPIYATPHDGMFVVDSESPGNGGYGMYLGGRRIALLGNVVSDPVQTHVCRVWQAHKGVISNNALLRPGGQRHALKLHGPVVNDGRPETRWVSISDNFFQASGTSQWTVSMGSPSSALSESSPVSHVVFERNRFGGSASLVADIESEASHVMVRNNVFDDTAASAVSVLWAQRNTGVPAPDDVRIYNNTVYDGTAGSGSGLLQTNSSVTNLRVRNNLYGAATLSSVSLIQGAGGAGWAADHNLATSSPGFANAAGGDFSLGSGSPAVDAGAALRDAGLDYQLSARPRGAGYDLGAYESR; encoded by the coding sequence ATGACGGACAGCGACGGTGACGGCGTGGCGGCCGACCCCGCCGCGGCGACCGCCGCCACCCTGGCGGTACAGCCCGGCTTCCCGATCGGGGCCAAGACGAACGGCACCCGCACCGCCACGACGCCTACCTACGCCGTCGCCGCCGGCGACGTGGTCCTCGCCTTCGTCGCCTCCGACGCGCCCGCCGGCAACGCCGGCTTCTCCGTGGCCAACCGCTCCGTCACCGGCGGCACCCTCGCCTGGACCCGCGTCGGCTCCATCGCCAATACCCGGAACGGCGCAGTCGCCGTCTACCGCGGCACCCCGTCGGCCGCCCTCACCGGCGTCACCACCACCGTCACCGAGACCGGCGGCAACCAGGCCTACATCTCCGTCGTCGCCATCGCCGGCGCCAGCCAGACCCTCGGCGCCGTCACCGCCGGCGGCGGCTCGGGCACCGCCGCCTCCCTCACCGTGAACGCCACCGCCGCCGGCTCCTGGATCCTCGCCGTCGGCGAGGACTGGTACAGCACCACCCGCCGCACCCTCGCCGCCACCACCACCCCCACCCTCGTCGACGAGCGCTCCGACCCCGCCCTCAACGACTACTGGGTCGAGCGCGCCACCACCGCCGCCGCCGGTTCCTTCCGCATCGGCACCTCCGCCCCTTCCACCGCGGACTGGAACATGATCGCCGTCGAGGTCCTGCCCGCGACCGCGACCTCCACCCCGACGCCGCCCCCGCCCGCGCCCACCGGCGTGAAGGCGGGCTTCCCGGTCGCAACGGAGACGAACGGCACCCGCACCGCCACGACGCCCACCTACGCCCTCGCCGCCAGCGACGTGGTCCTCGCCTTCGTCGCCTCCGACGCGCCCGCCGGCAACGCCGGCTTCTCCGTGGCCAACCGCTCCGTCACCGGCGGCACCCTCGCCTGGACCCGCGTCGGCTCCATCGCCAATACCCGGAACGGCGCAGTCGCCGTCTACCGCGGCACCCCGTCGGCCGCCCTCACCGGCGTCACCACCACCGTCACCGAGACCGGCGGCAACCAGGCCTACATCTCCGTCGTCGCCATCGCCGGCGCCAGCCAGACCCTCGGCGCCGTCACCGCCGGCGGCGGCTCGGGCACCGCCGCCTCCCTCACCGTGAACGCCACCGCCGCCGGCTCCTGGATCCTCGCCGTCGGCGAGGACTGGTACAGCACCACCCGCCGCACCCTCGCCGCCACCACCACCCCCACCCTCGTCGACGAGCGCTCCGACCCCGCCCTCAACGACTACTGGGTCGAGCGCGCCACCACCGCCGCCGCCGGTTCCTTCCGCATCGGCACCTCCGCCCCTTCCACCGCGGACTGGAACATGATCGCCGTCGAGGTCCTGCCCGCGACCGCGACCTCCACCCCGACGCCGCCCCCGCCCGCGCCGGTCGCCGCGCAGCCGTCCATCAACCCGGCAGCGGGCACCTACGCGAGCAGCGTCACGGCCACCATCACCTGCCCGACCGCGGGCACCGTCCCGTACCGCACCACCGACGGGAGCGCGCCCACCACCTCCTCGCCCCAGAGCGCCACCGCCACGTTCAGCGCCACCGGCACGCTCAACGCGATCTGCTCCGGGACCGGGTACTCGCCCAGCACGGTCGCGTCCGCCGCGTACACGATCACGACGAGCACCGGCGGGACCGGCGGCACCCCCACCGGCACGCCGATGACCACCGCGCACCGGACGTCGGGCGTCGCGCCGCTGGCGGTCTTCTTCGACGCCGTGAACACCAGCGCCTCCGGCACCGCCGCGCCGTTCGCCTGGAGCAGCGGCGTGTACCAGCCGTCCGACCTCGAGGGGACCCAGTACAGCTGGAGCTTCGGGGATCCGGGCTCCGGGACCTGGAACGCGACCGGCGCCTCGAAGGACCAGGCCACCGGCTACACCGCCGCCCACGTGTACGAGACGCCCGGGACGTACACGGTCTCGCTGAGCCAGGCCGACACCACCGGGACGGTCCGCACCTACGTCCAGACCATCACCGTGACCGCGTTCGCCGGCACCACCTACTACGTGGCCGCGAGCGGCAACGACTCCGCGGCGGGCACCTCCGAGGCGACCCCGCTCCGCACCGTCGCGCGCGCCATGTCGGTCGCCCTGGCGACCTCCGGGCCGGTGAGGGTGCTGTTCCGCCGCGGGGACACCTTCCCCGTGTCCGCCGCGTATGCCATCACCAAGCCGGGCCCCGGCATCATCGGCGCGTACGGGAGCGGCAACCGCCCGATCTTCACGGTGGCCGAGCTCGGGGACGTGAACGTCTTCAGCCCGCGGGGCACCGGCGCCGACTGGCGCATCATGGACCTCGACATGCGCGGGCCGAGCCTCTCGACCGGAACCGGTCCGGTCGGTCCGGACGTCTCTCACCAGGGCGTGAACCTGCTCGTGCTGCGCCTGCGCGCGTCCAACTGGTACGTGGGGATCGGCTGGGGTGACTGGACGCCGATCTACGCGACGCCGCACGACGGCATGTTCGTCGTGGACAGCGAGTCCCCCGGCAACGGCGGCTACGGCATGTACCTCGGCGGACGCAGGATCGCCCTGCTCGGCAACGTCGTGAGCGACCCCGTCCAGACCCACGTCTGCCGCGTGTGGCAGGCGCACAAGGGCGTGATCTCCAACAACGCGCTGCTGCGGCCGGGCGGGCAGCGTCACGCCCTGAAGCTGCACGGGCCGGTCGTCAACGACGGCCGCCCGGAGACGCGCTGGGTGTCCATCAGCGACAACTTCTTCCAGGCGAGCGGCACGTCGCAGTGGACCGTCTCGATGGGCTCGCCGAGCTCGGCCCTGTCCGAGAGCAGCCCGGTGTCGCACGTCGTCTTCGAGCGCAACCGCTTCGGCGGCTCGGCGTCGCTGGTCGCGGACATCGAGAGCGAGGCGAGCCACGTCATGGTGCGGAACAACGTGTTCGACGACACGGCCGCCTCGGCGGTGTCGGTGCTCTGGGCGCAGCGCAACACCGGCGTCCCCGCCCCGGACGACGTCCGCATCTACAACAACACCGTGTACGACGGCACCGCCGGCTCGGGCTCCGGGCTGCTG